DNA sequence from the bacterium 336/3 genome:
TCTACCTGGCTTGAAGTTTGCAAGCATACAACCAAGTGTATTTCTTACATAAGGGTTACCCCAAGGATACTTTGCTAAATTTCTACCACCTCTTGCTGCATACTCCCATTCTGCTTCTGTAGGAAGTCTGAAACGAGGGATTGTAGGTAAACCTTGCATACCTCTGTGATAGTCAAGGTGTAAGGTTCTCCATTTGCAGAAGTCTTGAGCAGCCGTCCATTTGATACCAACAACAGGATAATCATCAAATGCAGGATGCATAAAATAATATTCTGTCATAGGGTCTCCCATGTGGTGAGCATATTCGCTACCCCAACGAAGGCTATCAGGTAATAATCTGTTTAGAGTGTTTGTATCAGGGGTGGGAGTTAGATTTTTGAGTACGTTATCTACATAATCAGGATCTATTTGTACCCCTCCACTACTACCGCCTCTTGCATAAGCAGACATTACGTCTGTGAACAAGCGATATTGGTTATTAGTAACCTCCGTTTCATCCATGAAGAAGGCACTAATTGTAATTTGTTTGTTGTAGTTGATTTGAGTGTGAGGTACATCCTCATCTGCTTGTCCCATGTGAAAAGTACCTGCAGGTATTACAACCATGCTTTGTGGAATATATTGATTCCAACCAGGTCTAACCACATCAAATCGATAAATCTCTCCTTTAGAGCTTATGATACGAGCATTGAGGTCTTGATTTTTCATTGTTTTATTCTTGCCACCTCCAAGCAAACCACAACTCTGTAGGAAGATACTCCCAGCGATTAGGAAGTATAACCACACATAACGATGAATCATTTTATTCATAACACCTTTGTATTAACATTGTTGAGTTTTCATTACAAATATAGTGCTAATTTTTTCAAAAAAATTAGCAAAGAGAAAAAAATAAATTTTTTTTATTGGAAAAAACTATCTAGTGCCATGTCTAGGCGTTTCCTGAGTAGGTTTTGCATAACGTTTCACAGGTAAACCATAAGACAAAAATATTTCATGAGAAGTTGGGGCTTTTCCTTGTTTACCAGAAACGGTATAGTCAAAAGCATAGCCAACTCTCATTCGGTTATCTTTAGTAGGATACATACCAATCATGGCTGTCATAGCATCAGATTGTCTATATGCAAGTCCTCCCCAAAATTTTTGATTATAAGTTCCCAAAACAGAAAACTCTATAGATGTGCTTTTTAATCCATTTTCTGGGAGGTTTTTAATGAGAGCAGAAGGTTGTAGCAACCATTGATCATTTAATTGATAATTGTAACCTCCAGTAAGATATAAGTTTCTAGCTAAAGCATTTTCCAACTGTTCTAACCCAAATGTAATTTGAGATTTAAGAAGATGATTGGTGCTAATTCCAACATAAAATTGTTCTTGGGAATACCAAACTCCAAATGCAAAATCTGGTTTTAATTCAGATTGTTTACCATTCAATTGTAAAGCGATTTGATCTGATTCATCAACAAATCTGAATTTATCAAAATCAATTACTTGGTTATAAATACCTGCTCTACCACCAAAAGATAATTTTCCTTTATCTGCAATACTTAAATGATATGAAAAAGAGAGGTGAGCTTCTAAACTATTTATAGGACCTCTTACATCTCTTACTGCATGTAGTCCTATGCCAGAATTTTTCAAATAAACAAAGGGAGCTGTAACAGAAAATATTTGGGTTTGTGGAGAGCCTCCATCATCAAAGGTTGCACCATATCCTGCCCACTGAGTTCTATGCATTAATAGGAAGTTAGCTTTACCATCTGCTCCAGCAACCGCAGGATTAAGATAAAAGCTATTGAACATATATTGACTAAATTGAGCATCTTGTTGAGCTGCAACCCACTTAGGCATTATAGTTAATAATACAATTATAGATGTAAGCTTTTTGATAATATTGGTCATTCTATTAGTTTTAGAAAACTTTGGCTAAATATAGATAATATTTTTTGAAAATTTCAAAATAAATTTCCATAAAAACGCTATTTATTTACACAAATATCTGAAAATAATTATTTTATCCAAATATTCTTTTTATTTAATTTTATTAGCAAGCTTAATATAAGCTTCTAAAGCACCTGTCATTGATGGAGCATTAGGCAACGGAGCTTCGATATCAAGTACCAAGCCCGCATCTTTAACAGCTTTGGCTGTTGTGGGACCGAATGCTGCAATACGAGTTGCGTCTTGTGTAAATTCAGGGAAATTTGTAAATAAAGAAGCTATTCCTGATGGACTATAAAATGCTAATATATCATATTTTACATCTGCCAAATCAGAAAGGTCAGAGGCTACTGTATGATACATCACTGATTCTGTAAAATTAATTTTATTTTGTTCAAGTAAAACGGGTAGTTCATCTTTACGAATATCTGAACAAGGATATAAGAATTTTTCGTCTTTATTTTTTTTAATTGCAGGCATTAAATCTTCAGCTGTTTTCACTCCTGTAAAGATTTTGCGTTTTCTTACTACAATATATTTTTGAAGATAATTTGCAGTTTGCTCAGATATGCAAAAATATTTTGTTTCAGCAGGCATTTCGATACGTAATTCTTTGCAGATACTGAAAAAATGATCAACAGCATTACGACTTGTGAAGATAACACCTGAAAAGTCTAAAGGATTTATTTTTTGTTTTCTGAAATCCTTCATAGCTATTCTATCCACTTGTATAAAAGAACGAAAGTCTATTTTCAAATTATATTTCTTAGCCAGTTCAAAATAAGGTGATTTGGGGTCTGTTGGAGCAGGTTGAGTAACCAAGATGCTTGCCACTTTTTTCATTCTGTTCTGCACGTCTTTAAATAGCATTTCTTTCATTCTAAATTGTTTTTTAATTCTAAAAAGACCTTATTTTTATATAAAAAATAGAATTTTGATATAAATCATAAGGGGTATGATTTCTGAAACGCAAAGGTAAGAAAAAAAATCTAATTTTCTAAATTCTGAAAAGCTATTTGCATTATACCATAATATGATTGTACGTAAAATATATACAAATACTAAAATTGTTTTAAAGATATTATACCAAGTATGCATTTGGTATGGTAAGTGTAGACCTAATAGAAGTAGTCCAAATATTAGGATTAGGTAAAAAAAATGAGATATACGTATGTATTCATAAAAATGTACATTGATAAGTTTTGAGACACTTAGTAAATTCGCTGATGTCCATATAATCATGTACTTTGTTAATGTCCATAAAATAAGTATGCCTACCCAGATACCCCAATTTGCCCATGATAAATTTAGTAACTGATTATTATATTTTTGAAATATTAAAAGTGAGCTTCCTTGATTCATAGCATCTAATAAGTGAAAGAAAGTACCCGTTAGTATTGCATAAGTCAGTAAGAAAAGTATATTGTTATTTTGAAAAACCCTGATAAACAGTGGATTATCTTGTCTTCTTTGTACCTGAAAAAACTTGCTGATTTGTAGATATTCCATCAACATTTTTACATCATATTGTCTTACAAGTGTATATGCTATCAATATAATCAAAATATAAAATGTCAGATGTTTCCTATATTCTTGGATATGATTCTTATTAATGATATCTATTGTTTTTTCTATATTTTTAGATGCTTTTGAGGGTACACCTATTATAGAACTTTCAATATTACCATACAAACTTATAAATATATTTTCTTGGGGGTATTTATTTGCTAAACTATCCAAAGATAAGGTTTGCTCTCCTTTTTTGTACTTTTGTTGTAGTTTATGATTGATATACAGATAGGTATCCTCTTTTAGATTCAAAATGAG
Encoded proteins:
- a CDS encoding gliding motility protein, encoding MNKMIHRYVWLYFLIAGSIFLQSCGLLGGGKNKTMKNQDLNARIISSKGEIYRFDVVRPGWNQYIPQSMVVIPAGTFHMGQADEDVPHTQINYNKQITISAFFMDETEVTNNQYRLFTDVMSAYARGGSSGGVQIDPDYVDNVLKNLTPTPDTNTLNRLLPDSLRWGSEYAHHMGDPMTEYYFMHPAFDDYPVVGIKWTAAQDFCKWRTLHLDYHRGMQGLPTIPRFRLPTEAEWEYAARGGRNLAKYPWGNPYVRNTLGCMLANFKPGRGNYYDDGFSYTAPVASYFSNDWGLYDMAGNVAEWCQDAYYEAAVPTVWDLNPVFDPQIKKADANSIGYSNIGAYPRRVVRGGSWKDIAYFLETGTRTYQHFDSTSSSIGFRCAMTYLGRSSGNEIKRVR
- a CDS encoding uroporphyrinogen-III synthase produces the protein MKEMLFKDVQNRMKKVASILVTQPAPTDPKSPYFELAKKYNLKIDFRSFIQVDRIAMKDFRKQKINPLDFSGVIFTSRNAVDHFFSICKELRIEMPAETKYFCISEQTANYLQKYIVVRKRKIFTGVKTAEDLMPAIKKNKDEKFLYPCSDIRKDELPVLLEQNKINFTESVMYHTVASDLSDLADVKYDILAFYSPSGIASLFTNFPEFTQDATRIAAFGPTTAKAVKDAGLVLDIEAPLPNAPSMTGALEAYIKLANKIK